Proteins encoded by one window of Salicibibacter halophilus:
- a CDS encoding prephenate dehydrogenase — MANDTSEHPRGYPKAAVIGLGLIGGSVALSIRARHQVHISGIDVHEASLRMAKALEIIDEAHTSIEESVQDADIIIIATPVSKTMEMMDEIARLPLKAGVIITDVGSTKGTVMKKSECLFREKEATFIGGHPMAGSHKSGVQGSRGDLFENAFYCLTPGEEVDGAEVERLKRWLTGTNARFIELDPNLHDLLAGSVSHLPHIVAASLVHQLAELQQHHPVLGDLAAGGFKDITRIASANPIMWRDILVHNRHVLLPMMERWQSDMQTIQSLIEEGDDTGLQRFFSEAKQYRDGLPSKKKGAIPSFYDLFVDVSDHPGVISEVTGVLADHGISITNIRIMEAREDITGVLRLSFRKEADRQKGMDCLEAEQFSVYISE, encoded by the coding sequence ATGGCAAATGACACATCTGAGCATCCCCGTGGATATCCAAAAGCTGCCGTTATCGGCCTTGGCCTGATTGGCGGGTCGGTAGCCCTTTCCATTCGCGCTCGCCATCAAGTACATATTAGCGGAATCGATGTGCATGAAGCGTCTTTGCGCATGGCAAAAGCTTTGGAAATCATCGATGAAGCCCATACTTCGATCGAAGAAAGCGTTCAAGATGCAGATATCATCATTATCGCCACACCCGTCTCAAAGACAATGGAAATGATGGACGAAATCGCCCGCCTGCCTTTGAAGGCCGGCGTGATTATCACCGACGTCGGCAGCACCAAAGGGACGGTTATGAAAAAAAGCGAGTGCCTGTTCCGCGAGAAGGAAGCGACGTTTATCGGCGGCCACCCGATGGCAGGGTCTCACAAAAGCGGGGTGCAAGGATCCAGAGGCGATTTATTCGAAAATGCGTTTTATTGCTTAACCCCCGGGGAGGAAGTGGATGGAGCAGAGGTGGAACGGCTGAAACGTTGGCTTACCGGTACGAATGCGCGCTTCATCGAGCTGGATCCCAACCTTCATGATTTGCTCGCGGGCAGCGTGAGTCACTTGCCGCACATTGTGGCAGCTTCTCTCGTTCACCAATTGGCTGAATTGCAACAGCACCACCCTGTATTGGGGGATCTTGCCGCGGGTGGCTTTAAAGATATCACCCGCATTGCTTCGGCGAACCCGATCATGTGGCGGGATATATTAGTGCATAACAGACATGTGCTTTTGCCGATGATGGAACGTTGGCAATCGGATATGCAAACGATCCAAAGCCTGATCGAAGAAGGCGATGACACTGGTTTGCAACGATTTTTTTCAGAAGCAAAACAATACCGTGACGGTCTGCCCTCTAAAAAGAAAGGGGCGATCCCTTCTTTTTATGATTTATTCGTAGACGTATCGGACCACCCGGGCGTAATATCGGAAGTAACGGGAGTACTCGCGGACCACGGCATCAGTATTACAAACATCCGTATCATGGAAGCTCGCGAGGATATTACGGGAGTGCTGCGGTTGAGCTTCCGGAAAGAGGCAGATCGGCAAAAGGGCATGGATTGTCTGGAAGCAGAACAATTCAGCGTCTATATTAGTGAATAA
- the aroA gene encoding 3-phosphoshikimate 1-carboxyvinyltransferase — MDKETITASKALRGSITVPGDKSISHRAVMFGAIASGQTTVHGFLDGEDCRQTIACFQKMGVAIHYDRDKHMVVIDGEGIDGLEEPSELLDVGNSGTTIRLMLGILVGRPYFSVVAGDESIEKRPMARITEPLRSMGAQIHGRRNGTYTPIAIPDGENTLTGIEYQLPVASAQVKSAILLAGLQAQGKTTVREKYRSRDHTERMLQAFGVDVDVSANEVSISGGQPLQAREVHVPGDISSAAFMLAAAAIVKDSCLRIDNVGVNPTRTGFIDALVAMGGEVAFENERVRGGEPVADIVIREKSLHATAISGSLIPRLIDEIPVLAVIATQAIGRTVIKDASELKFKETNRIDATASQLRQMGADVQATEDGFIIDGPTPLTGAEVSSFNDHRIGMAFTIAALIAEGETTIHGAKASAISFPEFYQSLRALSDS, encoded by the coding sequence ATGGACAAAGAAACGATTACTGCTTCAAAAGCCTTGCGCGGAAGTATAACGGTACCCGGTGACAAATCCATTTCCCATCGCGCGGTTATGTTCGGAGCCATCGCTTCCGGACAGACAACCGTGCACGGGTTTTTGGACGGAGAAGACTGCCGGCAAACCATTGCTTGTTTTCAAAAAATGGGTGTTGCCATTCATTATGACCGAGACAAACATATGGTGGTTATTGATGGCGAAGGGATAGATGGACTGGAAGAACCATCGGAACTCCTGGACGTCGGCAATTCCGGAACAACGATCCGGCTTATGCTCGGGATTTTGGTTGGCCGGCCATACTTTTCAGTGGTCGCCGGGGATGAATCAATCGAAAAACGGCCGATGGCGAGAATAACCGAGCCGTTACGGTCCATGGGTGCACAAATCCACGGACGGCGAAACGGAACGTATACCCCGATAGCGATCCCGGATGGCGAAAATACATTAACGGGGATTGAATACCAACTTCCCGTGGCAAGCGCACAAGTAAAAAGCGCGATATTATTAGCCGGATTACAGGCGCAGGGGAAGACAACCGTTCGGGAAAAATATCGTTCGCGAGACCATACGGAGCGCATGCTGCAGGCGTTCGGGGTCGATGTTGACGTATCCGCTAACGAGGTTTCGATTTCCGGGGGACAGCCGCTACAGGCACGTGAAGTGCATGTGCCGGGTGATATCTCTTCCGCCGCTTTTATGCTCGCAGCGGCGGCTATCGTTAAAGACAGCTGTTTACGCATTGACAACGTCGGCGTAAATCCTACACGCACAGGCTTCATTGATGCACTCGTTGCAATGGGGGGCGAGGTGGCCTTTGAAAATGAGCGCGTCCGCGGCGGCGAGCCTGTTGCTGATATTGTGATCCGGGAAAAATCGTTGCATGCCACTGCGATCTCCGGATCTTTGATCCCGCGTTTAATTGACGAAATACCTGTGCTCGCGGTAATTGCAACCCAGGCAATAGGGCGTACGGTTATTAAGGATGCCTCGGAGTTAAAGTTTAAGGAAACGAATCGAATTGACGCGACAGCTTCGCAATTGCGCCAAATGGGGGCGGATGTACAAGCAACAGAAGACGGATTCATCATAGATGGTCCGACGCCGCTCACCGGCGCGGAGGTCAGCAGTTTCAATGATCACCGAATCGGGATGGCTTTTACAATCGCCGCTTTAATTGCGGAAGGGGAAACAACGATCCATGGCGCTAAGGCAAGCGCGATCTCTTTTCCGGAATTTTATCAATCGTTGCGTGCATTAAGTGATTCCTAA
- a CDS encoding tetratricopeptide repeat protein, whose translation MQTEMERAFDLIERGDVQNGLEKINRIEESADDDQLFEIATAYQSLGHTHEVVRITDKLLATYPFEGSLLTLKAEAAIDLDREEEAIDLLESITAADDAFLEAQMLLADLYHLQGLEEVAERKLFLALEQAPDEPILLAGIGSYYVEQGSYQSAIPYLKQALQQGFDPRESNLHLLLAESYSNTGAFETAMDYYAQAIEEQKEPRALFGLGFTALQLGDYKTAIEQLESLRETDPEYTSLYAPLIEAYDADRQYEKALKTAEAGLEADDYNEHLYAEAGRYQHAFGELEKAENYFGQALALNPGNVDASAKLLEIYADQERSDDIKRTIEELREAGEEDPLFTYYEGKAHYIDDEIEEALPLYERIPAYLETNGEALEEYGHLLLENGRQKDALAALSDALQQQPDNHDLAMFVEELQSREQ comes from the coding sequence TTGCAGACGGAAATGGAACGGGCGTTTGATCTTATTGAACGAGGAGATGTGCAAAACGGCCTGGAAAAAATAAATCGGATCGAGGAAAGTGCCGATGATGACCAGCTGTTTGAAATCGCGACAGCCTATCAATCACTTGGCCACACGCATGAAGTTGTCCGAATTACCGACAAACTATTGGCAACCTACCCGTTTGAAGGGAGCCTATTGACGCTCAAAGCAGAGGCAGCCATTGATTTGGACCGTGAGGAAGAAGCGATTGATTTGCTGGAATCGATCACTGCGGCTGACGATGCTTTTTTGGAAGCACAGATGTTGCTCGCTGATTTGTATCACCTTCAAGGCCTGGAAGAAGTAGCGGAAAGGAAATTGTTTTTGGCACTCGAGCAAGCGCCGGATGAACCGATTTTATTAGCCGGTATCGGAAGTTACTACGTTGAACAGGGAAGTTACCAAAGCGCGATTCCCTATTTGAAACAAGCGCTTCAACAAGGCTTTGACCCGCGAGAATCGAACCTGCATTTGCTGCTGGCCGAATCCTACAGCAATACGGGCGCTTTTGAAACGGCGATGGATTATTACGCCCAGGCCATTGAAGAACAAAAAGAGCCGCGCGCGCTTTTCGGATTGGGGTTTACTGCATTGCAACTTGGCGACTATAAAACAGCGATCGAACAACTTGAGTCTTTACGGGAAACCGATCCAGAGTATACCAGTTTGTACGCTCCGTTAATCGAGGCTTATGATGCGGACCGGCAATATGAAAAAGCTTTAAAAACCGCTGAAGCGGGTTTGGAAGCGGACGATTACAATGAACATCTCTATGCTGAAGCGGGTCGCTATCAACATGCTTTCGGAGAGTTGGAAAAAGCGGAAAATTATTTTGGGCAAGCACTCGCCCTTAACCCGGGAAATGTTGATGCAAGCGCAAAGTTGTTGGAAATTTATGCGGACCAAGAGCGAAGCGACGATATAAAAAGAACCATTGAAGAGTTGCGGGAAGCGGGAGAAGAAGATCCTTTATTTACTTATTATGAAGGAAAAGCGCATTATATCGATGATGAAATCGAAGAAGCATTGCCGCTATATGAACGCATTCCTGCATATTTGGAAACAAATGGGGAAGCATTGGAAGAGTATGGACATCTCTTGTTGGAGAACGGCAGACAAAAGGATGCCCTCGCTGCGCTCAGCGATGCGTTGCAACAGCAGCCTGACAATCATGATTTGGCAATGTTCGTGGAAGAGTTACAATCCCGTGAACAATAG
- a CDS encoding YpiF family protein, which translates to MRWQTADIDTYQQSQSYVDTVLVPLLSFSLGEEMKSHVAMGEYISLIAMEMEKQFRGRLLQLPPLVYPQNEPREQLLRHAGAWVDEMKANGKNHVIWITSDPAWKNDEKDLPGLLLWFPHLPIEHMDKKLQQKTINDQMKEILPQVMKEWQKESGI; encoded by the coding sequence ATGCGATGGCAAACGGCAGACATTGACACCTACCAACAATCCCAGTCCTATGTGGACACGGTTCTCGTTCCGCTTTTATCCTTTTCTCTCGGTGAAGAGATGAAGAGCCACGTAGCGATGGGGGAATATATATCTTTGATTGCAATGGAAATGGAAAAGCAGTTTCGCGGGAGACTGTTGCAACTGCCTCCGCTCGTCTATCCGCAAAATGAACCCCGGGAACAGCTTCTTCGGCACGCGGGCGCTTGGGTCGATGAAATGAAAGCGAATGGAAAGAATCACGTGATTTGGATAACTTCCGATCCTGCGTGGAAAAACGATGAAAAAGACCTTCCCGGCCTTTTGTTATGGTTCCCGCATTTACCCATCGAGCATATGGACAAGAAATTACAACAAAAAACCATTAACGACCAGATGAAAGAAATTTTGCCCCAGGTGATGAAGGAATGGCAAAAGGAGAGCGGAATCTAA
- a CDS encoding ubiquinol-cytochrome c reductase iron-sulfur subunit encodes MEKNHNVSRRQFLTYALLGTGGFMAAGLIMPMVRFGVDPILQADAEEDMIDVVSVDELTDVPQAFDMEYEQDHGWHVEQVQETVWIYLDGDEVVALSPVCTHLGCTVNWGTDPDNPEQFFCPCHFGRFERDGTNIPGTPPTEPLHRYDHEVRDGRVLLGNPSPQV; translated from the coding sequence ATGGAGAAAAACCATAATGTATCAAGACGGCAATTTTTGACTTATGCGTTATTGGGTACGGGCGGTTTTATGGCCGCGGGGTTAATCATGCCTATGGTACGGTTTGGGGTGGATCCCATATTGCAAGCCGATGCAGAAGAAGACATGATTGATGTTGTGAGCGTAGACGAATTGACGGATGTGCCGCAAGCCTTTGACATGGAATATGAACAAGACCACGGGTGGCACGTTGAACAAGTGCAGGAAACGGTGTGGATCTATTTGGACGGGGATGAGGTCGTCGCGCTTTCTCCTGTTTGCACACACTTAGGCTGTACAGTGAACTGGGGGACGGACCCAGACAATCCGGAGCAGTTCTTTTGCCCCTGCCACTTCGGAAGGTTTGAAAGAGACGGAACGAATATTCCGGGCACACCGCCGACGGAACCGCTTCATCGTTACGATCACGAAGTTCGCGACGGCAGAGTATTACTAGGTAATCCATCACCACAAGTCTAG
- the qcrB gene encoding menaquinol-cytochrome c reductase cytochrome b subunit → MLQRIYDWIDDRIDVTPLWRDVADHEVPEHVNPGYHFSAFVYCFGGLTFFTVVIQILSGMFLTMYYVPDIVNAHASVEYLQTDVAFGMIVRGMHHWGASVVIVMVFLHTLRVFFTGSYKKPREINWVVGVLLFFIILGLGFTGYLLPWDMKAYFATQVGLEIAESVPVVGDMISNLLAGGEFIGAQTLTRFFAIHVFFLPGALLGLIAIHFIMIRRQGISGPL, encoded by the coding sequence ATGTTACAACGTATCTACGATTGGATCGACGATCGTATAGATGTCACCCCACTGTGGCGGGACGTGGCCGATCACGAGGTGCCTGAACACGTAAACCCCGGGTACCATTTCTCGGCATTTGTGTACTGCTTCGGGGGATTGACGTTTTTTACAGTCGTCATCCAAATTTTATCCGGCATGTTTTTGACGATGTACTATGTACCAGATATCGTTAACGCACACGCGTCTGTGGAGTACTTGCAGACCGACGTGGCTTTTGGAATGATTGTGCGGGGAATGCACCATTGGGGAGCCAGTGTTGTTATTGTCATGGTGTTTTTACATACGTTACGGGTATTTTTCACAGGCTCATACAAGAAACCCCGCGAAATTAACTGGGTAGTAGGTGTACTGCTATTTTTCATTATTTTAGGCCTTGGGTTCACCGGCTATTTACTTCCGTGGGATATGAAGGCTTACTTTGCCACGCAAGTAGGTTTGGAGATTGCCGAAAGTGTACCAGTCGTCGGTGATATGATAAGCAACTTGTTGGCCGGGGGAGAATTCATCGGGGCACAGACGCTCACGCGATTCTTTGCCATCCACGTCTTCTTTTTGCCGGGAGCATTGCTCGGGCTCATTGCCATTCATTTTATTATGATTCGCAGACAGGGCATATCCGGACCACTATAG